A genome region from Macaca nemestrina isolate mMacNem1 chromosome 15, mMacNem.hap1, whole genome shotgun sequence includes the following:
- the LOC139358348 gene encoding uncharacterized protein, which yields MVEWASGSMALGLGKGSSGTRASCTGYRLLPTSPAVAVYNPDPSCRPGLPPSTLPGDGRPEEVGCRGGALQGEFGHRPSHHALRLPWGVQGREQGLSSPKKPLDWAGAGSAALSLAVAGRRTPEWALVCVASVAGALASPHDSAELALGYGEGAMSPGGDAFLSRGGIGDINEVASEQEDLCSGQDLQIAKLIVPTTRACTCLQQAGPPTTVVHCPSVSRSLVLWGPGEMGRPASITQPVRTVCQFRPLVSESRPCKDRSPSGPVPGPRLLHNSGVKSRKGELLSPTSTGEWGLPITHPWWQGPAGGGKQVGLASVQGRLLTRRGPPCPLWPLRSGPPLPSPPPPLCLREPAVCLRERAHPRDLPFCSTLTSTFSTLCCPRWGAGAPCGGGQDSRCAARPPLPNSAPAPPLSLSLSLSLSLSLSLFLSLKISLPLSLLCCRRAGGRAGVWRGGAWCLLSLSAPPPPSADASSSGPHPCIRDWLPEEVAGAAAAAASPREPRPCAGRRCRCHQPGPRGALGSAVSPAQPITTAGPPGRPLKTCRAPRWGCACRRGGCCGCRRRVGASAVRLRRGCRGVFSWLAAASTFGKLQSQQPAGPGGRVQLGGRNFDLRAFCKKAATPHAGSGWHGGFGAGWGARFTCRFATKPRQPGMGLNLP from the exons ATGGTGGAGTGGGCCTCGGGCAGCATGGCCCTGGGCCTTGGCAAGGGCAGCTCTGGGACAAG AGCCTCCTGCACAGGCTACAGACTGCTCCCCACCTCCCCCGCTGTGGCTGTCTATAACCCTGACCCCAGCTGCAGGCCTGGCCTGCCCCCCTCAACTCTGCCTGGAGATGGCAGGCCGGAGGAAGTGGGGTGCAGGGGAGGGGCCTTGCAGGGGGAGTTCGGACACCGCCCCTCACACCACGCACTCCGGCTGCCA TGGGGTGTGCAGGGCCGGGAGCAGGGCCTGTCATCACCCAAGAAGCCTCTGGACTGGGCAGGTGCAGGGAGCGCCGCTCTGTCCCTCGCTGTCGCTGGCCGGAGGACACCAGAGTGGGCGTTGGTGTGTGTGGCGAGTGTGGCTGGGGCTCTGGCTTCTCCCCATGACTCTGCAGAGCTGGCCTTGGGATATggggaaggggccatgagcccaggag GGGATGCCTTCCTAAGTCGGGGAGGTATTGGGGACATTAATGAGGTGGCTTCTGAACAGGAGGATCTATGCTCTGGACAGGACTTGCAAATAGCAAAGCTCATTGTCCCCACCACACGGGCCTGCACCTGCCTCCAACAGGCGGGTCCCCCGACCACTGTGGTCCACTGTCCTTCCGTGTCCCGGTCCCTGGTCCTGTGGGGCCCTGGAGAGATGGGACGACCAGCCAGCATCACACAGCCTGTGAGGACAGTCTGCCAGTTCCGGCCTCTGGTCTCTGAGTCTAGGCCCTGCAAGGACAGATCCCCGTCAGGCCCCGTCCCAGGCCCTCGTCTGTTACATAATTCAGGCGTGAAATCCCGGAAGGGGGAGCTCCTGAGCCCGACCAGCACCGGGGAGTGGGGTCTCCCCATCACACACCCTTGGTGGCAGGGCCCGGCTGGGGGCGGCAAGCAGGTTGGCCTCGCCTCCGTCCAAG GCCGGCTCCTGACCCGACGGGGGCCCCCATGCCCGCTCTGGCCTCTCAGGTcaggccctcccctcccctcccctcccccgcccctgTGTCTACGCGAGCCGGCTGTGTGCCTGCGAGAGCGTGCACACCCGCGGGACCTTCCCTTTTGTTCCACCCTGACCTCTACCTTCTCTACCTTGTGCTGTCCCCGCTGGGGTGCAGGGGCTCCCTGCGGAGGAGGCCAGGACTCAAGGTGTGCAGCTCGGCCGCCTCTCCCTAACTCTGCACCAgcgcctcctctctctctctctctctctctctctctctctctctctctctctctctttctctctctcaagatCTCCCTCCCGCTAAGTCTGCTCTGCTGCAGgagggctgggggaagggcaggGGTGTGGAGAGGGGGTGCCTggtgtcttctttctctctcggcccccccacccccaagtgCGGACGCATCGAGCTCCGGCCCCCACCCCTGCATTCGGGATTGGCTCCCGGAGGAGGTGGCTGGTGCTGCCGCCGCTGCAGCATCTCCTAGGGAGCCGCGACCCTGCGCCGGCCGCCGCTGCCGCTGTCACCAGCCCGGCCCCAGGGGTGCCCTGGGCTCCGCGGTGAGTCCTGCTCAGCCCATCACCACCGCTGGGCCGCCGGGACGGCCCCTGAAAACTTGCCGGGCACCGCGGTGGGGGTGTGCCTGCCGGCGCGGTGGGTGCTGCGGGTGCCGGCGCCGTGTGGGTGCCAGCGCCGTGCGGCTCCGGCGGGGGTGCCGTGGAGTTTTCTCTTGGCTCGCGGCAGCATCCACATTTGGAAAACTGCAGAGCCAGCAGCCGGCAGGGCCGGGAGGGCGCGTCCAGCTGGGAGGCAGGAACTTTGACTTGCGGGCATTTTGCAAGAAAGCAGCCACCCCCCACGCGGGCAGCGGATGGCACGGGGGCTTCGGGGCTGGGTGGGGGGCGCGATTCACCTGCCGCTTTGCAACAAAGCCCCGGCAGCCGGGCATGGGGCTAAACTTACCTTGA